CCCGCTCGTCCTCGACCGGGACGGCAGGGTGGTCGGTCAGGGCCAGGAAGACCTCGTCCAGGCTCGGCTGGCCGAGCGAGAAGTCGTCCACCACGATCCCGGCACTGGACAGCTCGCCGAGCGCCCGTGCGGCCTGGGCGCTGGCATCCAGGTCGCCGCCGGCTCCGCCGACCCGGGCGGTGATCGCCACCGGGTCTGCCTCCAACTGCACAGGTACGCCCAGCACCGTGCGCAGCAGTCGCTCCGCCTCCGGCCGCGCTGCCGCGTCGCGCAGCCGCAGGTGGACCGTGCCGGAGCCGACCGACGACTTCAACTCGCCCGGGGTGCCCTCCGCGATCACCCGGCCATGGTCGATCACCGCGATCCGGCTGGCCAGCTTGTCGGCCTCGTCGAGGTACTGCGTGGTGAGCAGCACGGTGGTGCCGTGTGCCACCACCGCCCGGATGATCTCCCACACCTGGTTACGGCTGCGCGGATCGAGCCCGGTCGTCGGCTCGTCGAGGAACAACAGGTCGGGTGTGTTGAGGATGCTCGCCGCGATGTCGATGCGCCGCCGCATGCCGCCCGAGTATTTCTTCACCTGCCGGCCGGCCGCCTCGGTCAGGCCGAACGCGGCAAGCAACTGTTCCGCCCGTTGCCGGGCGGCCGGCCGGCCCAGCCCGAGCAGCCGGCCCAGCAGGACCAGGTTCTCCGTGCCGGTCAGGTCCTCGTCCACCGAGGCGTACTGACCGGTCAGGCTGACCCGGGCGCGGACCGCGTCGGCCTCGGTGACCACGTCGTGGCCGAACACCCGGGCCCGTCCGCCGTCCGGACGCAGCAACGTCGCCAGGATCCGTACCGCAGTGGTCTTGCCGGCCCCGTTCGGGCCGAGCACCCCGTACACGGCGCCGGCCGGCACCTGTAGGTCGAGGCCGGCGAGCGCGTGCGTATCGCCGAACGACCGGGTCAAACCCTCGGCCTCGATGGCGAGGCCGGTGGTGCGTCTACTCATGATTCTGATACGTCCTTCCGTGTGGTGGCGCCTGCGGCCCGGAAGGCACCGGGCCACATGCTGCCCCAGCCCACCGCACGCGTACGACACAAATCTCGACACGTGGCCGGCCGCCTGC
This DNA window, taken from Micromonospora sp. FIMYZ51, encodes the following:
- a CDS encoding ATP-binding cassette domain-containing protein, with translation MSRRTTGLAIEAEGLTRSFGDTHALAGLDLQVPAGAVYGVLGPNGAGKTTAVRILATLLRPDGGRARVFGHDVVTEADAVRARVSLTGQYASVDEDLTGTENLVLLGRLLGLGRPAARQRAEQLLAAFGLTEAAGRQVKKYSGGMRRRIDIAASILNTPDLLFLDEPTTGLDPRSRNQVWEIIRAVVAHGTTVLLTTQYLDEADKLASRIAVIDHGRVIAEGTPGELKSSVGSGTVHLRLRDAAARPEAERLLRTVLGVPVQLEADPVAITARVGGAGGDLDASAQAARALGELSSAGIVVDDFSLGQPSLDEVFLALTDHPAVPVEDERDEALEAAR